From the genome of Oryza glaberrima chromosome 1, OglaRS2, whole genome shotgun sequence:
TACCAAAAGGGTAGAACAAATTCCAATGATTGAAATCAACATGTGCtccataagaaaaataaatgaagcgTGACAAATTGTATTATAAAAGGAAATACTACATCGTCTTTACTCTACACAATCTAAGTACATAGAGTATAGATCTGCTCAATCACACTTGATTCTCTCACCCTACAAGCTCAATTACACATCAAATTTACAAGATTATACAAAAAGGTGCAAGTTCTTGAAAGAACATTCAACAAAGAAGATAACCATTCCAGATGTCATGCAAATGTCTATTTCATGAATTTCTAAAGAACAGATCAATATGGAGTTATCAACCGTTACGATAGAAACCATATGCCTTTTAGGTCATGTATGCTTGATAAAAAAAACGCTTGAAACCAATATTTTCTACAATGTGCCAAATATTAATTTAGAATCACCCAACTcaatgatatatatatgcatgtgagtATACACTTTACTTAGTTCTTACCATTTCCTGTTTGTGGCAGGAGCAGGATAACTCCAATCAAGCATCTGCAAATCAGAAgactaaaaaaacattttggcCAATCTCATCCTTTCCTGTATATGTGACATTTCTTCATAAGACTAAGCGTCTTTGCTGTCCTGATTAACTTGCACCACTTTAAGTCATATCTTATTTGGGCTCTTGTCCAAGCTTGCTCATCACCGCCACATCACAACTTAGATTTGAGAACCATTAGGTGGCTTCACCTGGCCACCAGCACATAGAACAATCAACAATtcatgatttgggatgttacgtTCAGCGTCGTCGAATATGTTAAAACTGTCATATTGAAAGTTAATAGTGAGTTGTGCACATGGAACCAACATTGCTAGAAAAAATGTGAGCATAATAACTGCTGCTGAAACAAAGAAATATGCAAGATTTACCCCCGGATTAAATTTCCACTCTGCAAGAATATGATTGTTTAGAGGCATAAGCTTTTGCAATAGCTTGCAACATCTATGCCCTGAAGGAAATAAAATCTCCACCACCTAGTATATATTCTGCAAATtagatatattttgataatggCAACCTAGAAAAGGCTTCGAAAAAGAAGAACTGCGATAGTGCAATGCACAGAATTACCATTACGAGGACAGACAACCACATAAATCCGTATGTGCGTGAATCAGTCCTGGAGTGTGCCCAATCTCTTTTATTCTCGAAAAGAAACCAATAAAATTACTAAAGATTAGAGGATCCATATATTAATTGCccgctttaaaaaaaaatgtcaaatgcATGCCATGCACTGCTAGCACGAAGCAAGAGCATACAGGGTCACATCTCTATTCAAATGAAGAAGATATTTTCTGTAACAAAAAAGCGGGAATTTAAGTTGATCAGTGCATTCTCTATTAATTTGCAGGCATAACATACTATGTAAATCTGATCACTTAACAAATAAAGTAATAGTCCTagcaaaattttttaaaaaaactattagcCACATTTGGCAGTATAGTGGGAAGCGGACATGTCGTATTTGGATATCAGAGATCTGCAGATTGCAGAAAGCATGAATAACCACAGATACATGTAACATGATAGAAGAATCAAGAAAAGTTGTGCAGAAAGCATGAATAACCACATATGCATGTAACATGAGGGAAGAATCAACAAAAGAAATGACCAAGGTCCAAGGCCGCCAACCAACCTGTAAAATCTCAACAAGATGGAGAGCAAAGCCGGCATAGTCAGGACGATGACTCagagcaagtctaatagtacagcccactaatagctccaattcatctatagccaatctaatagtcaatttatacaatagttgcttactatactattaatatatggtcccacctatcatacacacagtgtgtcttggagtccgtgctgcagctggctacagatctgtagcccgctactcttctctctcatcgtttatcttattaaaatatgtttatagctggttaatagcctgctattgtacctgctctcagaAGCGAGCCAGTGAGGCgaggcatgccattggtggaTTCGTGGAGAGCATGCCGCGTCTAGCAAAAGATGCGTAGAACGCGGCGAGGATAGGGGCGATGATGGAGCTTTGATGCTGGAGAGTGGGCACGATTGAAGGGATGATGGGCACCGCCGTGGAGCTCGGCCGGAGGCATGGCAGCGACCACCGCTTCTACAACGCTTCCAGGGCCTACCGATGGTACCACCACCAGCACTACCACGGGCTTCCTAAACGCGAGGTGGGCCCCCACTGTTCACCAGGAGAAGGCGGCCGAGtagccatcgccgtcgccggcgaggatgcCAGTCCCGCCCCCCGGTGAGGCGCGAAAGTGAGGAAGGGAGGGGTTGGGCTCGATAGggcgggcgaggcgaggcgacagTGTCtgggggaggcgacggcggcggcggcgtctgggggaggcgaggcgataggcgagagagagaggaagggaggaggatgCGGCGCGGGATTGAGGGAGGCGATTAGGGGCAGCGCGATGACGCGTTCGATGGAGGTGGGAGGCTGGTGATCTATCTGGACCGTTGGATTTTCACCAGATAATCTGAACCGTTGAGTGATGAATGAAAGAATGAGTGAAAGCATTTGTTGAACTGTAAGGTAGATTGACCAAGAAAGATGAGTTGTACGGGATATAATGTACTGTTGCAGCTCTTTGGATTGATTGATGATTTGGTGGCCACTGTGTTCAAGTTTACTCTTTcgttgtttgtttatttttttacaaagaaAACAGTCTACTATCAtgtacatgaaaaaaattactGTTCTACCAGCCAAAGTTTGAGGCATTGATTGTCTTCTCCTTCTGGTCTTCGTCGCCTGTTTCCTTTTCCTCAGGCAGAGCCTCTCCGTCTCTCTCCCAACCCTTCCTTTTCTccttcgaaaaaaaaaaaacttcctttactcgccaaaaaaaaaaaaatgctttgaGATTTTGGTGGTTGCCGCGGTCGACGATGGAGAGCGCGGCTCCCGTGGGCGGGAAGAAGAAGGCGCGGATGGAGTCGGACTCCCCCATTCCGCCGACCCCGAACGTGCGTGTCAAAGAAGAAGCAGCTGACCAAGAAACccagctagcagcagcaactcCCACTCCTCCGGCGGCTGACgaatcccccgccgccgccgccgccgccgccgccgccagagtgGAGGTCGCGGTGAGGATCGACGCCGCGATTCTCCACTGCCCACTCTGCTTGCTCCCGCTCAAGCCCCCAATCTTCCAGGTGACCAATCATCCATTCATTCgtttcgtcttcgtcttctctGCGCCTAAGACTTGTCATGTGTTTGTGCAGTGCGTCGCTGGGCATTTGGCTTGCGGCGCCTGCCATGGCAAGCTCACCGACGTGCACTGCcagccgtgcggcggcggcggcgccgcctacGCCCACAACCCCGCGCTCGACGCCATCGCCCGCTCGACCAAGATCCGGTGCCCCAACGACAGGTACGGCTGCGACCGCTACGTCACCTACTGCGACGTCGCCGACCACCAGCGCGCGTGCCCGCACGCGCCCTGCACATGCCCGGAGCCCGGCTGCGgcttcctcgccgcgccgccggcgctccTCGACCACCTCACCGCCGACCACTCCTGGCCTTCCCAGGAGATCACCTACCGCGCCGTCCACCCGCTCGTCGTGTccgcgtcgcggcggcgcctgCTGCTGGCCGtgcgcggggacggcgacggcggcgccgagcagcGACGCGtgttcctcctcgccgtgggcgcgcacggcgcggcggccaccGTGTCGGTGTCGTGCGTGCgggcgaacgcggcggcggggccgcggtACGTGTGCAAGGTGTGGACGCAGGCGCCGCCGGACGCGGAGACGGGGGTCAAGGACACCATCATGATGGAGGCCAACGTGCGGAGCTTCTCCGTccccggcgaggtcgccatggACGACGGCACGGTGCTGTGCGTGCCGCCGAGGATGCTCCACGGCGCGTCCATGGAGATGCCCCTCCGCGTCCGCATCGACaagctcggcgccggcgccaccaacCGATCCGCCATTGCAGCCCAGACAAAGAAGTAATTCTTTCTTGCTCATTTGATGGATCAGGGCGATGCATAAAAGACAAGCTAAAAGGTTAGTGGTAGTAGCGTACTAGCGTAGAAAGAATGTGTGATTAGGAGGAGCTTAATTTGCGTTCTGTTTGGCCTTAATTTTGTTCATGTGTCTGATCATACAAAGGTAGAAGCAATAGtaactagtagtactagtttaGCTGGATACTAAGCTGACTGGAGTACATTGTGTTTGATCATCATCATTTGCTTGAGGTTTGACGGGATTGATGAATGAATGATCATTGTTTTGGGCAAGAAACATACTCCGATAAACAAGATCGATCACATCACATCTGTTTGGACCTGTTGGGTAAGTTTTGCATGTTACCCAAATTATTAGTACCAAAAGATTAATCtgtcatttaaaatttttgaaatttttcacaAACTGTTTAcatgatgtgaaaaaaaaaacaaagggatATTCCCCTTACTGAAAATGCCAAACAAACTGCATATTTCAATACATGGGAAAAGTGGTCATTAACATGCATTTAAACAATTCACGTATTTCTAGATGAGTTACTCAAGTTTTAAACTCACGTAAAGATCAGTGAAATAGAAATAAACAGAGGAAGGAGTAGTATTTAGGTAGCAAGTACTTTTGGGAAATTAAACTAGGcgaaaaaatcctataaaattcagcttttttttttagaataaaattCAGCATTTCTATTGTCAATAATTTTCTATATCAGTACAGTACATACAAGAT
Proteins encoded in this window:
- the LOC127764613 gene encoding putative E3 ubiquitin-protein ligase SINA-like 6 — protein: MESAAPVGGKKKARMESDSPIPPTPNVRVKEEAADQETQLAAATPTPPAADESPAAAAAAAAARVEVAVRIDAAILHCPLCLLPLKPPIFQCVAGHLACGACHGKLTDVHCQPCGGGGAAYAHNPALDAIARSTKIRCPNDRYGCDRYVTYCDVADHQRACPHAPCTCPEPGCGFLAAPPALLDHLTADHSWPSQEITYRAVHPLVVSASRRRLLLAVRGDGDGGAEQRRVFLLAVGAHGAAATVSVSCVRANAAAGPRYVCKVWTQAPPDAETGVKDTIMMEANVRSFSVPGEVAMDDGTVLCVPPRMLHGASMEMPLRVRIDKLGAGATNRSAIAAQTKK